From the genome of Halostella limicola, one region includes:
- a CDS encoding DUF2243 domain-containing protein yields MFGFGFSGLIDVLVLHHVLQWHHLLSGIYPMDTLDGLRVNVFADGVFSIGMVIIAGTGAGLLWQAERRTAVPLAVRPLGGTAMIGLGVFDVFDAVVDHALLGLHQPVGQGGEPLSLGGQYNPHWIAVSLLFVGAGYYVYSTGMRNRDREAEERA; encoded by the coding sequence GTGTTCGGATTCGGGTTCAGTGGACTGATCGACGTGCTCGTCCTTCACCACGTCCTCCAGTGGCACCACTTACTGTCAGGGATCTACCCGATGGACACGCTGGACGGCCTTCGAGTCAACGTCTTCGCCGACGGGGTGTTCTCGATCGGGATGGTGATCATTGCGGGAACGGGGGCGGGGCTTCTCTGGCAGGCGGAACGCCGGACCGCTGTCCCGCTGGCCGTGCGACCGCTGGGCGGTACCGCAATGATCGGACTCGGCGTGTTCGACGTCTTCGACGCCGTGGTCGATCACGCCCTTCTGGGCCTTCACCAGCCCGTCGGACAGGGGGGTGAACCCCTCTCGCTCGGCGGACAGTACAACCCTCACTGGATCGCGGTTAGCCTCTTGTTCGTGGGCGCAGGGTACTACGTCTACAGTACGGGGATGCGAAACCGGGACCGCGAGGCGGAGGAACGCGCGTGA
- a CDS encoding universal stress protein, which produces MTFVVPFDGSEISAAALGRAVEYGSVLDEDTVAVSIVPERKRYAREKGWIREGETYDVDAVIEQLREQVSRLAPDATFEHERIREYPPSEEIADHIRRIAARHDPTVMFLGSENVGSVITPLTSVAANVAAEKTYDVYIVRHRSPPEIEELAARSERSGQSDS; this is translated from the coding sequence ATGACGTTCGTCGTCCCTTTCGACGGATCGGAGATCTCAGCCGCGGCTCTCGGCAGAGCCGTCGAGTACGGAAGCGTCCTTGACGAGGATACCGTGGCGGTGAGTATCGTCCCCGAGCGGAAACGGTACGCGAGGGAGAAAGGCTGGATCCGGGAGGGCGAGACGTACGACGTCGACGCCGTCATCGAGCAACTCAGAGAGCAGGTGAGCCGTCTCGCTCCGGACGCCACCTTCGAGCACGAGCGGATCCGGGAGTACCCTCCCTCGGAGGAGATCGCGGACCACATCAGGCGGATCGCCGCTCGACACGATCCGACTGTCATGTTCCTCGGCAGCGAAAACGTGGGCAGCGTCATCACTCCTCTGACGAGCGTCGCCGCCAACGTTGCCGCCGAGAAGACGTACGACGTCTACATCGTGCGCCATCGCTCGCCCCCGGAGATCGAGGAGTTGGCGGCTCGTTCGGAGCGCTCCGGACAGTCCGATTCGTAG
- a CDS encoding pirin family protein has product MDDSAPSRTQPPIHTAPRTSISQNQGKFRIHFNFPGRTLPGHDDHGYGPLATVVESFMDPGTLIRMHQHRNEEIVSWVPDGVMRHDDRRGNELVTDPDHLMVMNAGSGFWHAEETYEDDPPLRMLQIFVRPHSLGLDPAIQHEPIPDAVPNEWRHLFGPEDGDAPLYVRNAVDFYDCRLDAGATVTLPSRPGRDIYLYVFDGAVKAGDGAAEIGYTESALVTAEDDVAVTATEQSTVVAFSIDPDAPITRQGTIGR; this is encoded by the coding sequence ATGGACGACTCAGCGCCGTCACGAACGCAGCCACCGATACATACGGCCCCGCGAACGTCGATCTCACAGAACCAGGGCAAGTTCAGGATCCACTTCAATTTCCCGGGGCGTACGCTCCCGGGTCACGACGACCACGGGTACGGCCCGCTGGCGACGGTCGTCGAGTCGTTCATGGACCCGGGGACGCTGATCCGGATGCACCAGCACCGCAACGAGGAAATCGTCTCGTGGGTGCCCGACGGCGTCATGCGCCACGACGACCGCCGGGGCAACGAACTCGTCACGGATCCGGACCACTTGATGGTGATGAACGCCGGCAGCGGCTTCTGGCACGCCGAGGAGACGTACGAGGACGACCCGCCGCTCCGGATGCTACAGATCTTCGTCCGCCCGCACAGTCTCGGCCTCGATCCCGCCATCCAGCACGAGCCGATTCCCGACGCGGTCCCCAACGAGTGGCGGCACCTGTTCGGCCCCGAGGACGGGGACGCGCCGCTGTACGTCCGGAACGCCGTCGACTTTTACGACTGCCGTCTCGACGCCGGCGCAACGGTTACGCTGCCCTCTCGACCCGGACGGGACATCTATCTCTACGTGTTCGACGGTGCGGTGAAGGCTGGCGACGGCGCGGCCGAGATCGGCTACACCGAAAGCGCGCTCGTGACGGCCGAGGACGACGTGGCCGTGACGGCCACCGAGCAGTCGACCGTCGTCGCGTTCAGTATCGATCCGGACGCCCCTATCACCCGACAGGGAACGATCGGTCGCTGA
- a CDS encoding FAD-dependent oxidoreductase, whose amino-acid sequence MRTFVVVGGDAAGMSAASKAKRDDPDLDVVVFEKGAWVSYGACGLPYYIKGEIQSLDDLVSVTPEEFRENRNIDLRVGHEVVDIDPDERVVTARSADGEVVQEYDDLLIAVGADAVVPPIDGVDRDGVYTLGSMTDGKELREYVARARSEEDFHQPDRGPACQYLENCNGPVGIVGGGYIGIEMAEALVANDFEVHLFQRGDRILKTFSQPTSDAIAEHLREQGVAVYLDAAVEGLDGDETVEAVVTGDTRVPVDMVLLGTGVRPRTELAEDAGIELGPTGAIATDRYRQTNLSRVYAAGDCAEATHVVTDEPVFSPLALTANRHGRAVGQTVAGDPSSGGGVAGTAAVKAFDVEAARTGIVHPEEASDAGFEPVTETIEAKSRAGYYPEGGTVQVTLTADRASGRVLGGCLVSEYGEGAVHRSHSLVAAVTERVTVDELSDYDLAYAPPFNTTWDPILTAAKVLGGRL is encoded by the coding sequence ATGCGTACGTTTGTGGTCGTCGGCGGCGACGCCGCCGGGATGTCGGCCGCGAGCAAGGCGAAACGGGACGACCCGGACCTCGACGTGGTCGTCTTCGAGAAGGGGGCGTGGGTCTCGTACGGGGCCTGTGGCTTGCCCTACTACATCAAAGGCGAGATCCAGTCGCTCGACGATCTCGTCTCTGTAACGCCCGAGGAATTCCGCGAGAACCGGAATATCGATCTCCGGGTCGGTCACGAGGTCGTCGATATCGATCCCGACGAACGCGTCGTCACCGCGCGCAGTGCCGACGGCGAGGTCGTTCAGGAGTACGACGACCTCCTCATCGCGGTCGGTGCCGATGCCGTCGTGCCGCCAATCGACGGGGTCGATCGCGACGGCGTCTACACGCTCGGGTCGATGACCGACGGGAAGGAACTGCGCGAATACGTCGCACGGGCCCGGTCCGAGGAGGATTTCCACCAACCCGATAGGGGGCCCGCCTGTCAGTACCTCGAAAACTGCAACGGGCCGGTCGGCATCGTCGGTGGCGGTTATATCGGGATCGAGATGGCTGAAGCGCTTGTGGCGAACGACTTCGAAGTCCACCTCTTCCAGCGCGGCGACCGCATCCTCAAGACGTTCAGTCAGCCGACGAGCGACGCCATCGCCGAGCATCTCCGAGAGCAGGGCGTCGCAGTCTACCTGGATGCGGCGGTCGAAGGACTCGACGGTGACGAAACAGTAGAGGCAGTCGTGACGGGAGACACCCGAGTTCCGGTGGATATGGTCCTCCTCGGAACGGGTGTCCGGCCGCGGACGGAGCTGGCCGAAGACGCCGGGATCGAACTCGGCCCGACGGGTGCCATCGCGACCGATCGATATCGGCAAACCAATCTCTCACGCGTGTACGCGGCGGGCGACTGCGCCGAGGCCACCCACGTCGTGACCGACGAACCGGTTTTCAGTCCATTGGCTCTGACCGCGAACCGACACGGTCGAGCGGTCGGTCAAACGGTCGCCGGCGACCCGTCCTCCGGCGGCGGCGTCGCGGGAACCGCCGCCGTCAAAGCCTTCGACGTCGAGGCGGCTCGAACCGGCATCGTTCACCCCGAGGAAGCGTCCGACGCCGGCTTCGAGCCCGTCACCGAGACTATCGAGGCGAAGTCCCGCGCGGGCTACTATCCCGAGGGCGGAACAGTACAGGTGACACTTACTGCGGACCGCGCGTCCGGTCGCGTTCTCGGTGGGTGTCTCGTCTCAGAGTACGGGGAAGGGGCGGTCCACCGGAGCCACTCCCTCGTCGCGGCGGTGACCGAACGGGTGACCGTCGACGAGCTCTCCGACTACGACCTCGCTTACGCGCCCCCGTTCAACACGACGTGGGACCCTATCCTTACGGCGGCAAAGGTGCTCGGCGGCCGTCTCTAA
- a CDS encoding DUF7504 family protein has translation MDETTEALDRDTVGADAFPSDVAPGTVLIAGTVEPSTYALGLRALHRLGGPDDAAMIVTTTESADRTLAAYDAVRTDSGPQSIGIVDAASERQYLNALYDETPVVFVPSPGDLERLVLAISDLDGNRLPSSGTRHLVVRSLTPMLENAPMSRVRSVIERVIGLRTGSGLTILGVDYTAHDEATMAALTELVDGVLWVTRTAEGHLEFEFQPTSGRHRPTSPR, from the coding sequence GTGGACGAAACCACCGAAGCGCTCGACCGAGATACGGTGGGAGCCGACGCGTTCCCGAGTGATGTCGCTCCGGGTACCGTGCTGATCGCGGGGACGGTAGAACCATCGACGTATGCGCTCGGCCTCCGCGCGCTACACCGACTCGGCGGCCCCGACGACGCCGCGATGATCGTGACGACGACAGAGAGCGCGGATCGGACGCTGGCCGCCTACGACGCCGTCCGAACGGACTCCGGTCCGCAGTCGATCGGGATCGTGGACGCGGCCTCGGAACGGCAGTACCTGAACGCGCTGTACGACGAGACCCCGGTGGTGTTCGTGCCGTCGCCAGGCGATCTCGAACGGTTGGTGCTGGCGATCTCGGATCTCGACGGCAACCGACTCCCGTCGAGCGGAACGCGTCACCTCGTCGTCCGCTCGCTGACGCCGATGCTCGAAAACGCCCCGATGAGCCGCGTCCGCTCCGTCATTGAGCGGGTTATCGGTCTCCGGACCGGGAGCGGGCTCACGATACTCGGCGTCGATTACACCGCCCACGACGAGGCGACGATGGCGGCGCTGACGGAACTGGTCGACGGCGTCCTCTGGGTCACCCGAACGGCCGAAGGCCACCTCGAGTTCGAGTTCCAACCGACGAGCGGTCGTCACCGTCCGACATCGCCGCGTTGA
- a CDS encoding class I SAM-dependent methyltransferase, which translates to MERFQNTGQPDWDWWGRLWPTPGETLRRLGVRPRDALAEIGAGNGYFTLPAARITSPAPVYALDLDESLLEELDRLADRQDVENVVAIHGDARDLDSNLPRDVDTVLLANTFHGISDPEPLVRAVAELLSPGGRFIVINWHDRPREETTVLDAPRGPPTELRVSPAETRRLVEDAASFERVRQVELPPYHYALCFER; encoded by the coding sequence ATGGAACGGTTTCAGAACACGGGGCAACCCGACTGGGACTGGTGGGGACGACTCTGGCCGACCCCCGGAGAGACACTGCGTCGCTTGGGTGTCAGGCCCCGAGACGCGCTCGCCGAGATCGGGGCCGGGAACGGCTATTTCACACTACCTGCGGCCCGGATAACCAGTCCGGCACCGGTGTACGCGCTCGACCTCGACGAGTCGCTTCTCGAGGAACTCGACCGTCTCGCCGACCGGCAGGACGTCGAGAACGTCGTCGCCATCCACGGCGACGCCAGAGATCTGGACAGCAACCTCCCGCGTGACGTGGATACGGTCCTCCTCGCGAACACGTTCCACGGGATCTCGGACCCCGAACCCCTCGTTCGCGCAGTCGCGGAGTTGCTCTCGCCCGGCGGGAGGTTTATCGTCATAAATTGGCACGACCGGCCGAGAGAGGAGACGACTGTGTTGGATGCGCCTCGGGGGCCTCCCACCGAGCTCAGAGTATCTCCCGCGGAGACGCGGCGCCTCGTCGAGGACGCCGCCTCGTTCGAACGAGTCCGTCAGGTAGAGCTGCCTCCCTATCACTACGCCCTCTGCTTCGAGCGGTAG
- a CDS encoding CNNM domain-containing protein, with product MNTLEITGRLIAGVLLILTNGFFVAIEFALTRARQYSEEEFVGDNLSLERAWEMTHNLEIYLTSCQVGITASSIAVGIVAEPALAALFEPLFENTALAAIGTGGIIAFLIINLLHLTHGEQTPTYLGVERSRLVCRYGATPLYWFNRLISPVITLGDWIAKGTLRLFGVEMTGAWLETEEEVIESRADLRNRLGSVLEQGDLTDERYEEVMNALQIGERPVRDIMIPDDEIVALSTDADPEENFRRMEETPHTRYPLVGEDLTDFRGIVYFPVFARHREDLASGDIDFAELAAPPMTLSPDTDVSDAIDQFQAENQELALVIEDGAVVGLATVTDAFESIMGDVEDPLDQA from the coding sequence ATGAATACGCTCGAGATCACGGGACGGCTGATCGCCGGGGTCTTACTGATTCTCACGAACGGCTTTTTCGTCGCGATCGAGTTCGCGCTGACCCGTGCTCGGCAGTACTCGGAAGAGGAGTTCGTCGGAGACAACCTATCGCTGGAGCGGGCGTGGGAGATGACTCATAACCTCGAGATCTACCTGACGAGTTGTCAAGTGGGAATCACCGCGTCGAGTATCGCGGTCGGTATCGTCGCCGAACCGGCGTTGGCGGCGTTGTTCGAGCCGCTGTTCGAGAACACGGCTCTCGCCGCGATCGGAACGGGGGGGATCATCGCGTTCCTGATCATCAACCTCCTCCATCTCACCCACGGTGAACAGACGCCGACCTATCTCGGCGTCGAACGGTCCCGGCTGGTGTGTCGATACGGCGCGACCCCCCTGTACTGGTTCAACCGGCTCATCTCGCCGGTCATCACGCTGGGCGATTGGATCGCGAAAGGGACGCTCAGACTCTTCGGCGTCGAGATGACCGGCGCGTGGCTCGAAACGGAAGAGGAAGTCATCGAGTCGCGGGCGGACCTCCGGAACCGCCTCGGGAGCGTCCTCGAACAGGGTGATCTGACGGACGAACGCTACGAAGAGGTGATGAACGCGCTACAGATCGGCGAGCGGCCGGTCCGAGACATCATGATTCCCGACGACGAGATCGTCGCCCTGTCGACGGACGCCGACCCCGAGGAGAACTTCCGCCGGATGGAGGAAACACCACATACGCGGTACCCGTTGGTCGGCGAGGACCTAACGGACTTTCGGGGGATCGTCTACTTCCCCGTGTTCGCGAGACACCGCGAAGACCTCGCGTCGGGGGACATCGACTTCGCCGAGTTGGCGGCCCCACCGATGACGCTGTCCCCGGACACCGACGTGAGCGATGCGATCGACCAGTTCCAGGCGGAGAATCAGGAACTCGCGCTCGTCATCGAGGACGGAGCCGTCGTCGGTCTGGCGACCGTGACCGACGCGTTCGAGTCCATCATGGGTGACGTCGAGGACCCCCTCGACCAAGCGTAG
- a CDS encoding macro domain-containing protein, which yields MEFSAARGDIADREADALVSAAETNLRMEDGVASALRRAADGPIAEEARAETPLHLGEVAVTDAYDLDADYVLHAAATPSYGSEQASAESIRAATRNALRKAEAAGCESLVLPVLGTGTEGYEFAEGARIVCEAVRSHDPSTLTDVEVLAYTDSEYACLREVIAALRPDSTPSP from the coding sequence ATGGAATTTTCCGCCGCACGTGGAGATATAGCCGATCGGGAGGCGGACGCCCTTGTGAGCGCCGCGGAGACGAACCTGCGGATGGAGGACGGCGTCGCGAGCGCGCTCCGTCGCGCGGCCGACGGGCCGATCGCCGAGGAAGCGAGGGCCGAGACCCCGCTCCATCTGGGCGAAGTGGCCGTCACCGACGCGTACGACCTCGACGCCGACTACGTCCTTCACGCCGCTGCCACGCCAAGTTACGGGAGCGAACAAGCCTCCGCGGAGAGCATTCGCGCCGCGACTCGGAACGCCTTACGGAAAGCAGAGGCAGCGGGCTGTGAGTCGCTGGTGCTCCCGGTACTCGGGACCGGAACTGAGGGGTACGAGTTCGCCGAAGGTGCGCGGATAGTGTGCGAAGCGGTCCGGAGCCACGATCCGTCGACGCTGACGGACGTCGAAGTCCTCGCGTACACCGACTCCGAGTACGCCTGCCTCCGAGAGGTGATCGCCGCCCTCCGTCCCGACAGTACTCCCTCGCCGTGA
- a CDS encoding macro domain-containing protein, translating into MEFTVVRGDIANESADALVNAAGTSLRMGSGVAGALRRGAGGPINEEAVSKGPVDLGEVAVTDAYDLDADYVLHAAAMPHYGDGRATTESIRDATVNALEKADELDCESVVLPVLGTGAAGHSFEEGARIVCEAVRGYDSSTLDDVRVIAYSESEYGTLERVADEVRAE; encoded by the coding sequence ATGGAGTTCACGGTCGTCCGAGGCGATATCGCGAACGAGAGCGCCGACGCGCTCGTGAACGCTGCCGGCACGAGCCTCCGGATGGGAAGCGGGGTCGCCGGCGCGCTCCGGCGCGGTGCCGGCGGACCGATCAACGAGGAAGCCGTCTCGAAGGGACCGGTGGACCTCGGCGAGGTCGCCGTCACCGACGCGTACGACCTCGACGCCGACTACGTCCTCCACGCCGCCGCGATGCCTCACTACGGCGACGGGCGCGCGACGACAGAGAGCATCCGCGACGCGACGGTCAACGCGCTGGAGAAGGCCGACGAACTGGACTGCGAGTCGGTCGTCCTCCCGGTACTGGGGACGGGCGCGGCGGGGCACTCGTTCGAGGAGGGGGCCAGGATCGTCTGCGAAGCCGTACGGGGCTACGACTCGTCGACCCTCGACGACGTTCGGGTGATCGCGTACTCCGAGAGCGAGTACGGGACGCTCGAACGCGTCGCCGACGAAGTCCGCGCCGAGTGA
- a CDS encoding zinc-binding dehydrogenase, which yields MKSFVMREIGETGIVEKERPDPGPADAVIEPTVGLICTSDCHTVHGAIGEREDLTLGHEVVGVVDEVGSTVDDFEPGDRVAVGAITPDWNSEAAQDGHPSQSNGPLGGWKFANVKDGTFAEYVHVNDADGNLAHIPEDVTDHEAVYTADMLSTGFAAAENADVPVGGTVAVFAQGPVGLMATKGAALQGAGEIIAVETVEQRKELARAYGADHVVDFGEVDTVEEITALTDGRGVDAAIEALGADGTLQDCIKVTKPGGTVSNVGYHGDGEFRHIPREEWGVGMAEIDIVTDLCPGGRLRIRRLLRMLENDRVDPTEMTTHEFAFDEIEEAFRMMDEKEDDVIKPLIRFE from the coding sequence ATGAAATCATTCGTCATGAGGGAGATCGGGGAGACGGGCATCGTGGAGAAGGAGCGGCCCGACCCGGGTCCGGCGGACGCCGTCATCGAACCGACGGTCGGGTTGATCTGTACGTCGGACTGCCACACGGTTCACGGGGCGATCGGCGAACGCGAGGACCTCACGCTCGGGCACGAAGTCGTCGGCGTCGTCGACGAGGTCGGGAGCACCGTGGACGACTTCGAACCCGGCGACCGGGTGGCCGTCGGGGCGATCACCCCCGACTGGAACTCGGAGGCAGCCCAGGACGGGCACCCGTCGCAGTCGAACGGTCCGCTGGGGGGATGGAAGTTCGCCAACGTCAAGGACGGGACCTTCGCGGAGTACGTCCACGTCAACGACGCCGACGGGAACCTCGCGCACATTCCAGAGGACGTGACCGATCACGAGGCGGTCTACACGGCCGACATGTTGAGCACCGGCTTCGCGGCGGCGGAGAACGCCGACGTTCCGGTCGGGGGGACGGTCGCCGTGTTCGCCCAGGGGCCGGTCGGGCTGATGGCGACGAAAGGCGCTGCCTTGCAGGGCGCGGGGGAGATCATCGCCGTCGAGACCGTCGAACAGCGAAAGGAACTCGCCAGAGCGTACGGCGCCGACCACGTCGTGGACTTCGGCGAGGTCGATACGGTCGAAGAGATCACGGCACTGACCGACGGGCGGGGCGTCGATGCCGCTATCGAAGCGCTCGGTGCCGACGGGACGCTGCAGGACTGCATCAAAGTCACCAAACCGGGCGGGACCGTCTCCAACGTCGGCTATCACGGGGACGGCGAGTTCCGACACATTCCCCGCGAGGAGTGGGGCGTCGGCATGGCCGAGATCGACATCGTGACCGACCTCTGTCCCGGCGGGCGGCTCCGTATTCGGCGGCTGCTGCGAATGCTGGAGAACGACCGGGTCGACCCGACCGAGATGACGACCCACGAGTTCGCGTTCGACGAGATCGAAGAGGCGTTCCGGATGATGGACGAAAAGGAAGACGACGTCATCAAACCGCTCATCCGCTTCGAGTAG
- a CDS encoding RNase J family beta-CASP ribonuclease, translated as MEIEIATIGGYEEVGRQMTAVRAGEDIVIFDMGLNLSQVLIHDNVRTEQMHSLDLIDMGAIPDDRIMSDLEGEVKAIVPTHGHLDHIGAITKLGHRYDAPIVASPFTLELVKEEIQDESKFEMENELVAMEAGETMSIGERCELEFVNVTHSIIDAINPVLHTPEGAVVYGLDKRMDHTPVLGDPIDMKRFREIGREDNGVLCYIEDCTNANKKGRTPSEAVAREQLRDVMRSLEDYDGGIVATTFSSHIARVMSIVEFAKEIGREPVLLGRSMEQYSGTADKLGTPFPDDVGMFGHRQSVDRAFKRIMKEGKENFLPVVTGHQGEPRAMLTRMGRGETPYQIDNGDKVIFSARVIPEPTNVGQRYQSERLLKMQGARIYDDVHVSGHLRQEGHYEMLDALQPQHVIPAHQDMSGFSGYVDLAGQEGYELGRDLHVTSNGNTIQLV; from the coding sequence ATGGAAATCGAAATCGCAACTATCGGCGGCTACGAGGAAGTCGGCCGCCAGATGACTGCCGTCCGTGCGGGCGAGGACATCGTCATCTTCGACATGGGACTCAACCTCTCCCAGGTACTGATTCACGACAACGTTCGAACCGAGCAGATGCACAGCCTCGACCTGATCGACATGGGCGCGATCCCCGACGACCGCATCATGTCCGACCTCGAAGGCGAGGTGAAAGCGATCGTACCGACCCACGGCCACCTCGACCACATCGGGGCGATCACGAAACTGGGCCACCGCTACGACGCGCCAATCGTCGCGTCGCCGTTCACACTCGAACTCGTCAAGGAGGAGATACAGGACGAGAGCAAGTTCGAGATGGAAAACGAGCTCGTCGCGATGGAGGCGGGCGAGACGATGAGCATCGGCGAGCGCTGCGAACTCGAGTTCGTCAACGTCACTCACTCCATCATCGACGCGATCAACCCCGTCCTGCACACGCCGGAGGGAGCAGTCGTGTACGGTCTCGACAAGCGGATGGACCATACGCCGGTGCTGGGCGACCCCATCGACATGAAGCGGTTCCGGGAGATCGGCCGCGAGGACAACGGGGTCCTCTGCTACATCGAGGACTGCACCAACGCGAACAAGAAGGGCCGAACGCCCAGCGAGGCAGTCGCTCGAGAACAACTCCGAGACGTGATGCGGAGCCTCGAGGACTACGACGGCGGCATCGTCGCGACGACGTTCTCCAGCCACATCGCGCGCGTGATGAGCATCGTCGAGTTCGCGAAGGAGATCGGTCGCGAGCCGGTGCTTCTGGGCCGCTCGATGGAGCAGTACTCCGGTACCGCCGACAAGCTGGGCACCCCGTTCCCCGACGACGTCGGGATGTTCGGCCACCGTCAGTCCGTCGATCGGGCGTTCAAGCGGATCATGAAGGAGGGCAAGGAGAACTTCCTGCCCGTGGTGACGGGCCACCAGGGCGAACCGCGCGCGATGCTCACCCGGATGGGCCGCGGCGAGACGCCCTACCAGATCGATAACGGCGACAAGGTGATCTTCTCGGCCCGGGTCATCCCGGAACCGACCAACGTCGGCCAGCGCTACCAGTCCGAGCGCCTGCTGAAGATGCAGGGAGCGCGAATCTACGACGACGTCCACGTCTCCGGTCACCTCCGTCAGGAGGGCCACTACGAGATGCTCGACGCGCTCCAGCCCCAGCACGTCATCCCCGCCCACCAGGACATGAGTGGCTTCTCCGGCTACGTCGACCTCGCCGGACAGGAAGGGTACGAACTAGGCCGCGACCTGCACGTGACGAGTAACGGGAACACCATCCAGCTGGTCTAA
- a CDS encoding thymidine kinase has protein sequence MHKITNSGWVEVITGCMFSGKTEELLRRLRRAEIAGQDVAAFKPALDDRYGEGTVGTHNGRQWDATVVDPEEEIWEIPDHLNGEEVVAIDEANFFGEGLIEVCERLAADDRRVIVSGTDQTFRAEPFEPLPRLITLAEYVDKYQAICAQCGEPATRNQRLIGGEPAHVDDPTIMVGADESYEARCRNCHTLRTD, from the coding sequence ATGCACAAAATCACGAACAGCGGGTGGGTCGAGGTGATCACCGGGTGTATGTTCTCCGGGAAGACCGAGGAGCTCCTCCGCCGGCTCCGCCGGGCCGAGATCGCCGGTCAGGACGTCGCGGCGTTCAAGCCCGCGCTGGACGACCGCTACGGCGAGGGGACCGTCGGAACGCACAACGGTCGCCAGTGGGACGCCACCGTGGTCGACCCCGAGGAGGAGATCTGGGAGATCCCCGACCATCTCAACGGCGAAGAGGTCGTCGCTATCGACGAGGCAAACTTCTTCGGCGAGGGGCTGATCGAGGTCTGCGAGCGGCTGGCGGCCGACGACCGGCGAGTCATCGTGTCGGGCACCGACCAGACCTTCCGCGCCGAGCCCTTCGAACCGCTGCCGCGGCTCATCACGCTCGCCGAGTACGTGGACAAGTATCAGGCCATCTGCGCCCAGTGCGGGGAGCCGGCGACCCGCAACCAGCGACTCATCGGCGGCGAACCCGCTCACGTCGACGACCCGACCATCATGGTCGGCGCCGACGAGTCCTACGAGGCGCGATGCCGGAACTGCCACACGCTCCGGACCGACTAG
- a CDS encoding pyridoxamine 5'-phosphate oxidase family protein, with amino-acid sequence MTIEHLSEYGLREMGDEEIERFLRNQSQGVLGLSTEDAPYLVPMSYGYDGGSHLYFFYVVGEESRKAALSARSQPASFLVYNAEMFHWRSVSVTGTIEILSEEERSELTDAQMPIWRPGVIETANEREGNEFYRFRIEESTGIKHDMQSPSYPFHQQSSSDQ; translated from the coding sequence ATGACGATCGAGCATCTCAGCGAGTACGGGCTACGAGAGATGGGGGACGAAGAGATCGAGAGGTTCCTCAGGAATCAGAGCCAGGGGGTCCTCGGGCTTTCCACGGAGGACGCGCCATATCTGGTCCCGATGTCGTACGGATACGACGGGGGATCGCACCTGTATTTCTTTTACGTAGTCGGGGAGGAGAGTCGAAAGGCGGCCCTCTCCGCGCGGTCCCAGCCCGCCAGCTTCCTCGTGTACAACGCCGAAATGTTTCACTGGCGGAGCGTCTCCGTAACCGGGACGATAGAGATACTCTCCGAAGAGGAGCGATCGGAGCTCACAGATGCTCAAATGCCCATCTGGCGGCCGGGGGTGATCGAAACGGCAAACGAGAGGGAAGGAAACGAGTTTTACAGGTTTCGGATCGAGGAATCAACCGGCATCAAGCACGATATGCAATCGCCTTCGTATCCGTTCCACCAACAATCGAGCAGCGACCAGTAG
- a CDS encoding helix-turn-helix domain-containing protein, whose translation MPDSMSEQLQQDMECEGLLECFHGLKQLDKECFQALVSTEDPLTVDEIADAVDRERSTAYRAVQRLLQAGFIQKEQVNYDQGGYYHVYKPTDPSKISDDMQRMLNDWYAKMGQLIQEFETKYEQQDATTPSVEG comes from the coding sequence ATGCCAGATTCGATGTCCGAACAACTCCAGCAAGACATGGAGTGCGAGGGGCTTCTCGAGTGTTTCCACGGGCTCAAGCAACTCGACAAGGAGTGCTTCCAGGCGCTCGTCAGCACCGAGGACCCGCTTACCGTCGACGAGATCGCCGACGCCGTCGACCGCGAACGGTCGACCGCGTACCGCGCCGTCCAGCGACTGCTGCAGGCCGGCTTCATCCAGAAAGAGCAGGTCAACTACGATCAGGGCGGCTACTATCACGTCTACAAGCCGACGGACCCCTCGAAGATCTCCGACGACATGCAGCGGATGCTCAACGACTGGTACGCGAAGATGGGCCAACTCATCCAGGAGTTCGAGACCAAATACGAGCAGCAAGACGCGACGACGCCCTCCGTCGAAGGCTGA